The Apodemus sylvaticus chromosome 19, mApoSyl1.1, whole genome shotgun sequence sequence TCTTTGGATTCcattcccctagctgggctgccttgtctggccatagtgggaaaggatgcacttagtcctgagGCAACCTGGTATGCTAAAATGGATAccatgggggctgggggtggcacTTCCTCTTTTTTGAAGAGAAGGGGAAATTGGATTATGGAAAGGGTTAGGTGGAGCATGGgtctggaaagagaggaggaagggagactgcaatcaggatgtaaagtgaatatattaattataaaggagaaaaaaaaaaccacaatggCATCTTTGAAGTTGTATGTCTCATGTTTTGGGGGGGAAATTTTCTTAATCTTACAGATCCTTTGCATATGTATAATGGcttctggttttgatttctttttggaATCCCTGGGTGCagtatgtgaacatgtgtatgtCTTCATTAACTTGTGTTTCACATGAGTTTTCTTTGGCTGTATTTCTTCtgctttactgtgtgtgtgtgtgtgtgtgtgtgtgtgtttgtgttctgttccaattttttggtttattttatgtaacattttgttattgttattgaaaTGTCTGCTGTTctgttctaatgagagacagattgTAGAACTGGATTGGAAGGGAAGTAAGAAGGAAATTGGAGGCattggaaaaggggaaatcataatcataatatatTTGTCTtagtccatttttcttttctatataggCTACTAATCTTTATGTGTTAGTTTTGTTCCCTGCTACTTtactgaaaatgtttatttgcTGTAAGCATTCCCTGGTGATACTTTTGGGGTGACTTGTATATgcaatcatatcatctgaaaataaaagaaatgctaggcagtggtggaacatgcctttaatcccagcatttgggagcagagggtggcagatttctgagtttgaggccagcctggtctacagagtgagttccaggacaaccaggggtatacagagaaaccctgtctcaaaaaaaaaaattatataaacaaactttgacttcttccattcctatttccccccccctctttctcctatagttgtcttattgttcttgcTAAGACTGCCAATACTATACGGAAAACATCTGGAGAGAGTGGTCAATTTTGTCTTTTTAGTgaaatttctttgagtttctctccatttaagttgatcgTGATTGTATGTGTCCTGTAAATTGCTTTATTATGCTTTAACTATATTCAATTTCTCAGGACCCATTGTAGTAGGGGGCTGGGCTCTCATGAAAACATGTTATGCTGTTTGTTTGATCATGTTTTAATTCTGGCCTCTAAACAACTAGATTTTGGGTAATTGTGATTCTAGGTATTtatatattgtcttgtctttgtaGGGTGAGTTTTCTATTCCTTGGATTCTTTTGCCTTCACTGGATTTTAGGAGCATTTAGTGGCTGTGTGTAAGTGATACAGAGTCTTTGTCCTTGCCAGGTTCAGACACTGTGGACTCCCAGAGAGAATATTTTTCTATGTGTTAACAGCTGACAAAAAATGAATGGGGATAGTTTGGGAGAGTGAGGGTGAAAAAACCTGTAGGTGGGAAGGAGGAAAGCTGTGTCTGTTTAGTCCACAGAGAAGTAGAGAATGTAGAGAAGCCTCTGCATGCTTTCTGCTACACAACGGAAAAGATATGGGAGAATCGAGGACATGAAGAACAGTGAAAGTCACCTACCTACTTCTCTTATCAGAGTAGAAACATAAATATGAATAGCTATAGAAATATAACTTGGTAGCATGGCTGGGCTTATAATAGAGAAAGCAATATCATGATCCATTTTGTCCCTCAATTCCATTGTTTTCAGGAAAGGATTTCAGTATCACCCATCTACGATTAACTGATGCTTCAAATTAGGCAAAGCTGTATACAATGCCACCCATCAGATGTTCAGAAAACTTTTGGTAAAATCCTATAATTACaacacttttaaaataactgGTAGAATTAACTATGCTTACCAATATCTAAATTCTTATGTTTTCTActgtaatttatatattaattttcctGTCAGAAATGTACAATTTTGTTGCACAGTAGCTGTCTACATGAGGTATTCATACCACTAGCTGCCCCTGTGAGATACTGCCTATGATGGCTAAATCAGAGACACTCAGTTTGGTTATCTAATCAGCTCCTTTGAGATTTATAGGTCTAGTAAGGACTGCAAACCACTAAGCTGGGACAATTAAACACCAAGATCACAAAACCATTCAACAGATGGAATGTGGAAATGTGTGGAAACCTTAGGGACTCTATGTCCCATGTGACATGTGGTCAGAATAAATGAAGTAAATTTGTCTAAGTCCAAATTTCCCTTTCAAAAGAGAGTACACCTCCAAATCTATCCCCTCTCTACAAGATGACAGCTCTCTGCAATTATTCTCTAGGAACATAATATGATTTAAAAGTCTGCAATCATGGACAAGAAATACGAGAAATTGTTGCTCATCTTGGAGAACCACAAATATCACAAGTCATCCTGAAGTGAGTTTCCTGAACTTGGATGAGGAATGGTAAGCATTTTATGGAAATTCTAACACGATCCCAAAACCTTAGCTTGGAAAAAAAGATTATCATTATAAATGGAATCCAGGGCACTTTACTAAAAAtaaacctattttaaaaattcatataaacATATCATGTAAGAAAGCTACTGAATGAGAAAAGTCAACATGTTATATTCTTCCATATGTGACATATCTATAAACAGTTAAAgcacttcttttattttaaatttttttaattcgattttatttacatttttatattatgtatttttatttacatttcaaaatgatttccccttttctgcccccccgccactccccaaaagtcacataagcccccttccctccccctgttctcccatccaccccttcccacttccctgttctgattttgccctatactgctacactgagtctttccagaaccaggggccactcctccgttcttcttgtacctcatttgatgtgtggattatgttttgggtattccagttttctaggttaatatccacttgcagtgagtgcataccatgattgatcttttgagactgggttacctcacttagtatgatgttagcTCTCAGATATCAACATTAGAGACATGTAGCCAAGGTCAATGTGATTATTACCCTGTCCCTGTGTGTTTTTTGATATGAACAAATTATTATAACTTAATGTCAATATTGTTACTTAAGCTAAGtattattaaattttttctatCGAAATGTTTACTGTAAGCTGATGAAACTATTTGTGGATCAAGTGACGCCTATTTTAGAAAGGACTCAAAACATGTGTCCTGACTTATTTACCTGAATGATCAATATTACTCAGTTTTCTTCAGTCTCAGTATACTGGTTTGACTTTtcagattaaaatattaacataaaacATTAGCATTACTTGAACTAATTTGATTTAtcagattaaaatattaatttaagtgaaccaatacaaaataaattatgaacAATAATTGTAAATGTGTTTATCATTTGACtaacctcaaagaaaaatactatcAAAGCAAAGAATTTTGAAAGATGAAAACTATGAGAAACATGAGGGAGATCTTTGATTTGTTCTGGTTTCTACTGTGTATATGAGGCATTGAAGAAATGAAACTGTATGGAAATATTCTAGAAAGATTCAAGTTTTGACTGACGTACACAAAACAGGAGAAAAGAGAATTTCAAATGCAAAAGTTGTATCAGATGAAACAAAAGTTACCTGATTTATTtaatagtgttttatttttctatagatGGAGGGTCTTTCTGTAGAGCCCACACTTGTTTGAATTCAGCATGATGCTGCCACAGGTCTAGGGACTCATTTTCTCATGCCATGGGTGGCTCTAAGACCACTTAAATTACAATCAGATTCAAATGTCCTACCAAGTCATTGGATGTATGTTTGGAATTATTTGGTATCAAATTAATTCTTGCAAAAGAAGGATGAGGGAGGTGGGTGAGTTTGTTTTGTTACAAGAGGTATGCCACTTAATATAAAATGCCTCAACATTGAAAAGGATGACCTCAAATTTTATTCCGCAATTGCATTTGTAAGCACGCAATTTTTAGGTAGATACAAAATGTATCTGATGACATTTCATAGAACTTAAAATGTCAAAATACAAACCGAGCATGTTGTTTTCATTGAATAAAAATCCCTAATGGGAAAAAAACAGACAGGACCCTAACACTCCATTAAATTACCATCAACCATCAAACACCAACATCCACCTTTCAAGGGAAGAATCGTGGGTTATTTTTAATCCCTCAAATATCCAAACAAAAGACAATGAACTAAAACATGACTTCTATCTGAAACATAAATGACTTTAAATTCCCATTCTCTTATTGGATGTTGGCCATTTTTCCTCCACATCTTAAATCATAAGAAATCACCATCTGTCTTTGCAATTGTCTTTGCTTATAGGAAATGCTAATACCTATTTGATGGCTAAACCTGAGATTAGTAGTATAAGcggcaatgaaataaaaatagaattcaaaCAGAAACTATCTGACCTCTAAAATACTCTTTAAAATGAAACAGGGTATGTAAATTGAGAGTGGAGTGTGAGTATTGTCTTTGCACCagtgtttttgttattgatttcAATAATACCTGCATGGTAATTTAAGCCCAGTAGAACTATCATTTTAACACTTGATTCTACAATGACCAATAACTTCTTGCAGTAACAACAGTATTGATCACTAAGAGAGAATAGCTGTTTCCAGGAGAAATGCAAACATATTTTAATTCCTGGTATATTTAAAACCTACTCATCCATAGTCCATCATGTGTATTTCTTGATGacttaaagaaaatcaacagGTTTCAACTGTGGCAATGGAACAGTGCTTTTGCATGGAGCAAACACAATCACATTCCTTGAGAGAACCAGTAATGGACCACATGCACATGCCCCTCTAGCTACTGCTTTGTGATTGGATAATGTGAGATCTATGGAGATGAGAAAAATGTGATCTCACTTACGTTTATCATCAAGTAGAGTATAGTTCACACTATTCcacagaagagaaacagaaggaacactgctcaATTCATTACGTAAAGCCAGTTACACTGAGTATtcttccttggagatggaatggttcctgtctaatcaggaacgtgtcgcaatttcctttcatagagacCTTCATAAGAgcttttttctacttctatcaagtttaatgttccaaatagatgtTAAGAACTGGTTAAGtgaatattacttttagcttcagaagatatcatgtatatttaagaggcatttatcTATTATAAATTATGTTGAAGACttcaaaatgtcaatactgagttgtatattttaaaataaattgtattagtttaataaaaataaataaaaacaagtacaGTATAGATAGACAGATCACATATCTACATAGATAATATATACCAAGATGATAGAGTATATAGAGtaagtattgaaataaatattgacaAATAATGCCTAAGGGTCTGTCTTTCCACTGCATGTAATATATTATTCTATTCTTCAGCTCCTACCACAACTTCTATAACCAAAATAATTATGGAAAATATAACCACAGTGAACGGATTTCTCCTCAAGGGGTTCTCTGACAAACGTGACCTTCAGATCTTGCATGCTTTGTTCTTCTTGGTGACATACCTATTCAGCTCAGCAGGGAacttcatcattatcaccatcacaacaCTGGACACACAGCTCCAGTCTCCAATGTATTACTTTCTGAAGCACCTTTCCATTCTGGACTTTTCATCCCTTTCTGTCACAGTTCCCCAGTATGTTGAGAGTTCACTGGCAGGAAGTGGATACATTTCATATGCACAGTGCATgctgcagatttttttcttcacaggCTTTGCTTCAAGTGAGACGGCCATTCTCACAGTGATgtcttatgaccgctatgtggccatttgcCTCCCACTGCACTACGAGGTCATCATGAGTCCCAGAAAGTGCGCTTTTGCTGTGGCAGCTGTGTGGCTAAGTGGAAGCATCTCTGGAATGTTATACACAATAGGTATACTCTGTATCAGATTCTGTGGTGACAGAATCATTCACCAATTCTTCTGTGATGTCCCCCAGTTGATCAAGCTCTCCTGCTCTAATGATTACCTTGTAATAATGGGAGTGATTAATTTTGTGTCTCTAATGGCCTTTGTCTGCTTTATTGGGATTGCCATCTCCTATGTCCACATATTCTCCACAGTTCTCAGGATGCCCTCTGCTGAAAGCAGATCTAAGGTTTTCTCTACTTGCCTTCCCCATCCCTTTGTtgtctcattgtttctttctacagGAATCTTTGCTTATCTAAATCCAACCTCAGGTTCTACGACTGCTTTGGAGTTTTTATTCTCTATCATTTACACAGTATTACCTCCAACACTCAACCCTGTTATTCACAGTCTAAGAAATAAGACCCTAAAGAGTGCTGCAAGGAAGTTACTATTTAGTACAACATTTGCTGGTTGGAATCATTTGGCCCATTGTTTATGATTGTTTAATTATATACGTGAATGATTTTAGTCATTGGGTTTTCCTTAGACTCTAATGAAttgtaatgttttgttttcttctcttgcacaaaactaaattataaaatcatttaCTTATGGAAGTACATTGtcttatttctttgcattttattattaaatgtgcTGTCCCAtcaaattaataaacattttaatagccTTGTTATATAGAGTCTCTAGTTTTTAGTccctaacacatacacatgcagacatactcACAATCTCcatatatttctaatatttttgcaGAGGCAAtattacaaaaatttaaacacaaaCATGAAACTAATAGCCCTAGGTCCACCACCAAGTTATAAATTtgttattaacttatttttaaattttattttaaaattatttttgtctagtAGTATACATTTGGTTTAAATGTATATGATATCAGTAGATGAATTTGCATATTCTTACAGTTAAAATTTCCCAGAACTAcagttttcaatttatattcaAATTTGTCTGTATATATTCcctcatttttactatataaaatatcttcaatacgTAATTATTGTTAAGTCATTTGATACATGCATTTGTAATTACCAAGCGTTGTCTCTATAATtctaaaaaattgttttattgaaacaaagcatataaaatattcaaCTCTTAACTGATGTGATCATATGGCTTTCTACAAATAAGTCATTTATGtgtaaattaaaaatgtaggTCCTAAGCACTTCTGAAACTCacgattttatttgtttatgaagAACTATAGATACAGTCAGAAACTCAGAGCTGGATGAAATCCTGTCAGATGACTGTAATATGGTGATAAACAGCACTGGAATCTGAAGAAATTTGTATTTCAGTAATCATCCTAATCCACCTTTGCAAAATTTCTTCTAATGTGTGTTAGCTCAAGAGatcaaacacaataaaaatactTGTTAGTGTTCATATTGTTAAAATcctatatatttgtttctttttgtaagaAGCTTTATAATAATGATAATCCCTCATTTTAAAGTGGTAAAACAAGTCTTCAGTCCTATTTCTGTTATTCAGGCCACTTTTTTCTATCCAAATTTTGTATATAGTATATTTAGTCTTACATTTTGACACCTGTGAGAACTCGATGTCAATATTGTTACTTAAGCTATGAACAggtaaatttttttctgtttaaatgcATAACTGCAAATGATGAAGCTATTGGTGTGGATCAATGGACACCTATTTTAGGAAGGACTCAAACATGTCTCCTGACTGATTTCCATGAATGGTCAATATTACTGAGCTTTCTCAACTTGCAGCGTACTGGTTTGATTTGTCAgactaaaatattaatattaaatgaatgaGTTTGATTTATCAGATAGAAGTGTTAATTTAAATGAaccaatataaaatttattatgaaCAATAATTATAGGTATGTTTATCATTTTACCAACCTCAAAGAAATATACtatcaaagaaaagaatttgaaagaaTGAAAACTGAGAAATATTTGGGAGATCTTTGATTTGCACTGATCTCTATTCTGTATATGAAGTATTGAAGGAATCAAACAGTGTGAGGATATTCTAGAATGATTCAAGTTATGACTGAGGTACACAGGGCAGGAGACAAGAGGCTTTCGAATATAAAAGCTGAACCAGATGATACAAATTTATCTAGTTTATTtaacagtgttttattttcccaTAGGTGGTGGATCTTTCTGTGGAGCACACACTGGTTTGCATTCAGCCTCATGCTGCCACAGGTCTAGGGCCTTAGTTTCTAATATCATGTTTGGCTATAAGATCACTTTAATTACAATGAAATTCCAACATCCTGTCAGGTGTTTAGATGTAGgttcattctttgagaaagagGTGTGAGCGTGCTGGACTGAGTTCTTCCTGTTACAAGAGATGCCATTAAATGAAAAATGCCTCAAGATTGAAAATGGTGACCTCAACTAAGTACACAAATTTTAAGAAAACGTGAAACTATAtgatgaaatttgattttattttgttgcctagaactcaccaatagaacaacaacaacaacaacatcaagaaAACCATGCAGAAAGCTGATAATTCATTTTATGCTCATCATCCCCCAAACACCAATGTGCAACTTGCAAGGAGAGAATGATGGGTTATTTTCAATCCCTCAAATAAGAAAAGGACCATGAACTAAAGCAAGAGTTCTATTAGAATCACCAATGAAGACACCAAATTAAATTTGCAGTGtcttattggatattagccattttCCTCTCATCTTAAACCATCTCAAGAAATCACCATCTGTCTTTGCAATTGTCATTTCTCTTGGTAAGAGCTAATAACTCCTTGGTAGCTACATCTGAAGGCAAGTACTAGTGATAGTAACTAAATTCAAATGGAAGCTGTTTGTCCCCAAAATACTCATAAATGAAATAAGTTATCTAATCTGAATGCATCATGTGAGCACTCCCTTTACACAAACATGTTTCTTTTTGATTTCAATAACTCCTGCATAGTATTCAAACACATTTTATACTTGATTCAACAATAACCAATATTTTCTTGCTATAATGGCATTATTGTTTTCTAAGAGAGAATAGCTGTTTCCAGTGGACAAGCAAACCATATTTTAATTCCtggtatattttctaaaaatacctATTTCAATTGGTAACATGGTACCCTGTTTGAGCTATACATAACCAATCCTATCTATGTTTAAAAACCCATTCCACAGTCCTTCCATCACTGACTGACTATTGATGACTTAAAGAAAAGGAATGGGTTTCAATTGTGGCAGTGAAACAGTGCTTTTAAAGGGggcaaacaaaaacacattccttGAGAGGACTAGTGATGGATCACATCTACACCTGAAGGTATATGAGTGGATAGTGTGAGTTCTATggagatgagaaaaaaatgtgcTCTCACTTAAATTTCTCAACAAGTGTAGATAGATGGTAGAGATAGataaacagaaaaatgtatagatagatagtagataataGATAGTATGTAGAGActaattattgaaataaatattaatgaacaCATAACTATTGCCCAAATGTCTTTCTGCTAAATTTAACATACTGCTTCATTTTCCAGCTGCCATaacaaattttgttttcaaaatgattATGAAAAATGTAACTACAGTGAGTAGATTTCTCCACATGGGTTTGTCTGACAACCAGGAGCTGCAGATCTTTCATGCTTTGCTCTTCTTGGTGACATACTTATTCAACTCAGCAGGGAACTTCACcattatcaccatcacaacaCTGGACCCACAGCTCCACTCTCCAATGTATTACTTTCTGAAGCACCTTTCCATTCTGGACTTCTCATCCCTCTCTGTCACAGTTCCCCAGTATGTTGACAGTTCACTGGCACGAAGTGGCTATATTTCATATGGACAGTGCATGATTCAGGTTTTTCTCTTCACAGCTTTGGCCTGGAGTGAGATGGCCATTCTCACAGTGATGTCTTATGACCACTATATGGCCATCTGCTTCCCACTGCACTATGAGGTCATCATGAGTCCCAGAATGGGCACTTGGGCTGTGGCAGCTGTGTGGTTAAGTGGAAGCATCTCTGGAACTTTATGTGCAACAGGTGTACTCTCTATCAGATTCTGGGGTGACAGAATTATTCACCAATTCTTCTGTGATGTTGCCCAGTTGCTCAAACTCTCCTGCTCTAATGATTACCTTGCAATAATGGGAGTGGTTAATTTTGTGGCTATAATGGCCTTTGCTTGCTTTATTG is a genomic window containing:
- the LOC127669287 gene encoding olfactory receptor 14J1-like, with the translated sequence MENITTVNGFLLKGFSDKRDLQILHALFFLVTYLFSSAGNFIIITITTLDTQLQSPMYYFLKHLSILDFSSLSVTVPQYVESSLAGSGYISYAQCMLQIFFFTGFASSETAILTVMSYDRYVAICLPLHYEVIMSPRKCAFAVAAVWLSGSISGMLYTIGILCIRFCGDRIIHQFFCDVPQLIKLSCSNDYLVIMGVINFVSLMAFVCFIGIAISYVHIFSTVLRMPSAESRSKVFSTCLPHPFVVSLFLSTGIFAYLNPTSGSTTALEFLFSIIYTVLPPTLNPVIHSLRNKTLKSAARKLLFSTTFAGWNHLAHCL
- the LOC127669288 gene encoding olfactory receptor 14J1-like; the encoded protein is MGLSDNQELQIFHALLFLVTYLFNSAGNFTIITITTLDPQLHSPMYYFLKHLSILDFSSLSVTVPQYVDSSLARSGYISYGQCMIQVFLFTALAWSEMAILTVMSYDHYMAICFPLHYEVIMSPRMGTWAVAAVWLSGSISGTLCATGVLSIRFWGDRIIHQFFCDVAQLLKLSCSNDYLAIMGVVNFVAIMAFACFIGIVISYVHIFSTVLRMPSAESRSKVFSSCLPHLFVVSLFFSTGTFTYLNPTSDSPTALQFLFSIFYTVLPPTLNPVICSLRNKTLKNVARKLLFNTKYHLLESLGPLFITV